The Glycine soja cultivar W05 chromosome 3, ASM419377v2, whole genome shotgun sequence genome window below encodes:
- the LOC114405986 gene encoding uncharacterized protein LOC114405986, which translates to MVNTKTEVPQKSVLSIKQDDKFFCRLLSKESSMSNPSFRIALAVPFVWESEPGTPKHRFSEDTLPPLTPPPSYHFSTINSYKKKEKKHSSKSSLLLTMLPKLNLIKKMILSSSSSYPSSWPSSSSSSSKVVPMAKFGKKKLLSYGSSCNDFKGDCEGVGGASSPSSKLCFSIPRATCS; encoded by the coding sequence ATGGTTAATACAAAAACCGAGGTACCCCAGAAGAGTGTCCTTAGTATCAAGCAAGATGACAAGTTCTTCTGCAGGCTTCTTTCAAAGGAAAGTTCAATGTCCAACCCTTCTTTCAGAATAGCCCTTGCTGTGCCATTTGTGTGGGAATCTGAGCCTGGCACCCCAAAACACAGGTTCTCAGAGGACACACTCCCTCCTCTAACTCCTCCACCTTCTTACCATTTTAGCACTATCAATAGctacaaaaagaaagagaagaagcacTCATCAAAGTCTAGTCTCTTGCTCACAATGCTACCAAAGCTGAACCTCATCAAGAAAATGATTCTCTCGTCCTCATCATCATACCCTTCTTCATGGCCCTCATCATCTTCAAGCTCCTCCAAAGTTGTCCCTATGGCTAAGTTTGGCAAGAAGAAGCTCTTAAGCTATGGATCATCATGTAATGATTTCAAGGGAGATTGTGAAGGAGTTGGTGGTGCTAGTTCACCCTCTTCCAAATTGTGCTTTAGCATTCCTCGTGCCACCTGCAGTTAA
- the LOC114405990 gene encoding cationic peroxidase 1-like, whose translation MASRGYFFVLLHAFVFATLATSAFSKLSPNYYDFSCPKALSTIKSVVEATVKKERRMGASLLRLHFHDCFVNGCDGSVLLDSTSSIDSEKKATPNFKSARGFEVIDDIKKAVDEACGKPVVSCADIVAVAARDSVVALGGPTWKVELGRRDSTTASRKAANANIPAPTFNLSQLITNFKNHGLDEKDLVVLSGGHSIGFARCVFFRNHIYNDSNNIDPKFAKRLKHICPKKGGDSNLAPLDKTGPNHFEIGYYSNLVQKKGLLHSDQELFNGGYTDALVRQYSYGHVAFFEDFANSMIKMGNTRPLTGNQGEIRVNCRKVN comes from the exons ATGGCATCGCGTGGGTATTTCTTTGTTCTTCTCCATGCTTTTGTGTTTGCGACTCTTGCAACCTCAGCTTTCTCAAAATTGTCACCTAATTACTATGATTTCTCGTGCCCTAAAGCTTTGAGCACCATCAAAAGTGTCGTTGAGGCCACGGTGAAGAAAGAGCGTCGTATGGGTGCATCCTTGCTACGCTTGCACTTCCATGATTGTTTTGTTAAC GGTTGTGATGGTTCAGTTCTTCTAGACTCCACATCCTCCATTGACAGCGAAAAGAAAGCAACTCCTAATTTCAAATCTGCAAGAGGATTTGAAGTGATTGATGATATCAAGAAGGCTGTGGACGAAGCATGTGGAAAACCAGTTGTTTCTTGTGCTGACATAGTGGCTGTTGCCGCTCGTGACTCCGTGGTTGCG TTAGGTGGACCAACATGGAAAGTTGAACTAGGAAGAAGAGATTCCACTACAGCAAGCCGTAAAGCAGCAAATGCAAACATTCCAGCACCAACTTTTAACCTATCTCAACTAATCACCAACTTCAAGAACCATGGTCTTGATGAAAAGGACCTTGTTGTTCTTTCTGGAGGCCACTCCATTGGATTTGCACGTTGTGTTTTTTTCAGGAACCATATCTACAATGACTCCAACAACATCGATCCCAAATTTGCAAAACGTCTCAAACACATTTGCCCTAAAAAAGGTGGTGACTCCAACCTTGCTCCTTTGGACAAAACCGGACCGAATCACTTTGAAATTGGCTATTACTCTAATTTGGTTCAAAAGAAAGGGCTTCTTCATTCTGATCAAGAACTTTTCAATGGTGGCTATACTGATGCACTGGTTAGACAGTACAGCTACGGTCACGTAGCTTTCTTCGAGGATTTCGCGAATTCGATGATTAAGATGGGAAATACTCGGCCCCTTACTGGGAATCAAGGTGAAATCCGTGTTAACTGCAGGAAAGTGAACTAG
- the LOC114405988 gene encoding peroxidase P7-like, with protein sequence MASRVYLSVLLHAFVSAALATFIHATIFSPLSPNYYEFSCPNALTAIQIIVEAAVQKEPRMGASLLRLHFHDCFVNGCDGSILLDSSPTIDSEKDALPNINSVRGFEVVDDIKKAVDEACGQPIVSCADILAVAARDSVVTLGGPTWEVQLGRRDSTTASKEAANANLPAPSFDLSELINNFNNHSLDVKDLVVLSGAHTIGFSFCKFFKDRVYNDTNINPIYAQQLRNICPIDGSGDFNLGPLDQTSPLLFNLQYFSDLFQYKGLLHSDQELFNGGCTDAMVERYSYDYIAFFQDFANSMIKMGNIQPLTGTQGEIRVNCRVVN encoded by the exons ATGGCATCGCGTGTGTATTTGTCTGTTCTTCTCCATGCCTTTGTGTCTGCAGCTCTTGCAACGTTTATTCATGCCACAATTTTCTCACCACTGTCACCTAATTACTATGAATTTTCGTGCCCTAATGCTTTGACTGCCATCCAAATTATAGTAGAAGCTGCGGTGCAGAAAGAGCCTCGTATGGGGGCTTCTTTACTACGCTTGCACTTCCATGATTGCTTTGTTAAC GGTTGTGATGGTTCAATTctactagactcttcacccacCATTGACAGCGAAAAAGATGCACTTCCTAATATTAATTCTGTTAGAGGATTTGAAGTGGTGGATGATATAAAGAAGGCTGTGGACGAAGCATGTGGACAACCAATTGTTTCTTGCGCTGACATATTGGCGGTTGCAGCTCGTGACTCCGTGGTTACA TTAGGTGGGCCAACATGGGAAGTTCAATTGGGGAGAAGAGATTCCACCACAGCAAGCAAAGAAGCAGCAAATGCAAACCTTCCAGCACCAAGTTTCGACCTCTCTGAACTCATCAACAACTTCAACAACCATAGTCTTGATGTGAAGGACCTAGTTGTTCTTTCAGGGGCCCACACCATTGgattttcattttgtaaattttttaaggaCCGTGTCTACAATGACACCAACATTAACCCCATCTATGCACAACAACTTAGAAACATTTGCCCTATAGATGGTAGTGGTGACTTCAACCTTGGTCCTTTGGACCAAACCTCACCACTTTTATTTAACCTACAATATTTCTCTGATTTGTTCCAATACAAAGGACTTCTTCACTCTGATCAAGAACTCTTCAACGGGGGTTGTACTGATGCAATGGTTGAACGTTACAGCTATGATTACATAGCTTTCTTCCAGGACTTTGCCAATTCGATGATTAAGATGGGAAATATTCAGCCCCTCACTGGGACTCAAGGAGAAATTCGTGTTAACTGCAGGGTAGTGAACTAG